Genomic window (Pseudomonas sp. L5B5):
CGTAAACGCCGGACAAAAAAGGGAGCCTATCAAGGCTCCCTTTTTGGTGCGGCTAGCAGCAAGGTTTCAGCTAAAAGCTACAAGCTGGAGTGCAGCTTGAGACTTGCCGCCTGAAGCTGCTCTCAGAACAGCACGCGGCAGCGGATGGTGCCGTTGATGTGCTGCAGTTTCTCTTGAGCCAGGTCCGAGTACTCGGCGTCGACGTCGATCACCACGTAGCCGACCTTTTCGTTGGTCTGCAGGAACTGGCCGGAGATGTTGATGCCGTTTTCGGCGAAGACCTTGTTGATCTCGCTCATCACGCCCGGAATGTTCTCGTGGATGTGCAGCAGACGGTGCTTGCCAGGGTGGGCAGGCAGGGCGACTTCAGGGAAGTTGACCGAGGATACCGAGGTACCGTTGTCGCTGTACTTGACCAGTTTCTCGGCCACTTCCAGACCGATGTTGGCCTGGGCTTCAGCGGTGGAACCGCCGATGTGCGGGGTCAGGATCACGTTGTCCAGGCCACGCAGCGGGCTTTCGAACTCTTCGTCGTTGGAGCGGGGCTCGACCGGGAACACGTCGATGGCCGCGCCGATCAGGTGCTTGTCCTTGATCGCGTCCGCCAGGGCGTCCAGTTCGACCACGGTGCCGCGCGCGGCGTTGATCAGGATGCCGCCCTTCTTGATGGCGCGGATTTCCTTCTCGCCGATCATCCACTGGGTGGCTGCGGTTTCCGGCACGTGCAGGGTGACGATGTCGGACATGCCCAGTAGTTCATGCAAGTTGCCTACCTGGGTAGCGTTGCCCAGCGGCAGCTTGGTCACGGTGTCATAGAAGAACACCTGCATCCCCAGGCCTTCGGCCAGGACCGACAGCTGGGTGCCAATGGAGCCATAACCGACGATACCCAGCTTCTTGCCGCGGATTTCGAAGGAGTTGGCCGCGCTCTTGATCCAGCCACCACGATGGCAGGAAGCGTTTTTCTCTGGAATGCCGCGCAGCAGCAGGATGGCCTCGGCCAGTACCAGCTCGGCTACCGAGCGGGTGTTGGAGTAAGGCGCGTTGAACACCGCGATGCCGCGCTCGCGCGCTGCGGACAGGTCCACCTGGTTGGTGCCGATGCAGAAACAGCCCACTGCGACCAGTTTTTTCGCGTGCTCGAAGATCTCTTCAGTCAGCTGAGTGCGGGAGCGGATGCCGATGAAGTGTGCATCGGCGATCTTTTCCTTGAGCTGGGCTTCCGGCAGAGAACCGGTGAGGTACTCGATGCTGGTGTAGCCGGCGGCCTTGAGGACGTCGACAGCGGATTGGTGGACGCCTTCGAGGAGAAGGAACTTGATCTTGCTCTTATCGAGAGAAGTCTTGCTCATCTGCGTAAACCTGTGTCCCGGAGAAATTGGCAGGGAAGTGGACAGCTCGAGCTGACCTGGACGGCGCGAGGCCGGCACCGCAGAAGGCCCTTGGGCACTCTGCTGCGGGGGCGGTATGCTAGCATACGCGCCCCGCTAAACACTCATTCCTGCGACGTGAAGCGTTCTCAGGATGACCATGAATTGTTCGAGAGTTCTGTCGATGACCAATCCTGCCCTGATTGATGAGCTGAAGACCCTGGTTGAGCCCGGCAAAGTACTGACCGACGCCGACTCGCTGAATGCCTACGGCAAGGATTGGACCAAACATTTCGCCCCCGCCCCGACAGCCATCGTGTTCCCCAAGAGCACCGAGCAGGTCCAGGCCATCGTTCGCTGGGCCAACCGACACAAGGTGGCGCTGGTGCCGTCGGGCGGCCGTACCGGGCTGTCGGCTGCCGCAGTGGCGGCCAACGGCGAGGTGGTGGTGTCCTTCGACTACATGAACCAGATTCTCGAACTGAACCTGACCGACCGCACCGCGGTATGCCAGCCAGGTGTGGTGACCGCGCAGTTGCAGAACCTCGCGCAGGAGAGCGGCCTGTACTATCCGGTGGACTTCGCATCGGCAGGCTCCAGCCAGATTGGCGGCAATATCGGTACCAATGCCGGCGGGATCAAGGTGATTCGCTACGGCATGACCCGCAACTGGGTGGCTGGCATGAAAGTGGTCACCGGCAATGGCGACCTGCTGGAACTGAACAGGGACCTGATCAAGAACGCCACCGGCTATGACCTGCGCCAGCTGTTCATCGGCGCCGAGGGCACCCTGGGTTTCGTGGTCGAGGCCACCATGCGCCTGGACCGCGCGCCGAAGAACCTCACCGCGATGGTGCTCGGCACGCCTGACTTCGACTCGATCATGCCGGTGCTGCATGCATTCCAGGGCAAGCTCGACCTGACGGCCTTCGAATTCTTTTCCGACAAGGCCCTGGCCAAGATCCTGGCCCGCGGCGATGTGCCGGCACCGTTCGAGACCGAGTGTCCGTTCTATGCGCTGCTGGAGTTCGAAGCCACCACCGAGGAGGTGGCCAACCACGCCCTCGAGACCTTCGAGCATTGCGTCGAACAGGGCTGGGTGCTCGATGGCGTGATGAGCCAGAGCGAAACCCAGTTGCACAATCTGTGGAAACTGCGCGAGTACATCTCCGAGACCATTTCCCACTGGACGCCGTACAAGAACGACATCTCGGTCACCGTGTCGAAAGTGCCGGCATTCCTCCAGGAAATCGACAGCATCGTCGGCAAGCACTACCCGGATTTCGAGATCGTCTGGTTCGGCCATATCGGCGACGGCAACCTGCACTTGAACATCCTCAAGCCCGACGACCTGAGCAAGGACGAGTTCTTCGCCAAGTGCGCCACCGTCAACAAATGGGTGTTTGAAACCGTCGAGAAGTACAACGGTTCGATTTCCGCCGAGCATGGCGTGGGCATGACCAAGCGCGACTACCTGACCTACAGTCGCTCGCCGGTGGAAATCGAGTACATGAAGGCGGTCAAGGCCGTGTTCGATCCGAACGGCATCATGAACCCTGGCAAGATCTTCGCTGCTTGAGTCCAGGCAGTCCCCCGAACAAGCGCACGAGCAGGAGTCGGTAATGAGCTATCAGCACCAGTACGTCGACGGTACCCGGATCCATTTCCCGCTGGGCAAGGTGGTCTGCATCGGCCGCAACTATGCCGAGCACGCCAAGGAACTGGACAACCCGGTCCCCACCGAGCCGTTGCTGTTCATCAAGCCAGGCAGCTGTGTCGTGCCCCTGGAAGGCGGTTTCGCCATTCCCACCGAGCGTGGCTCGGTGCACTACGAGGCCGAGATCGCGGTGTTGATCGGCAAGCCGCTGTCTCCAGCGCCCAGCCGCGAGGAAGTGCTGGATGCCATTTCCGGTTTTGCCCCGGCCCTGGACCTGACCCTGCGGGACAAGCAGGCCGAGCTCAAGGCCAAGGGGCTGCCCTGGGAGATCGCCAAGTCGTTCGACGGCGCGGCGGTCATCGCACCTTTTGTGGTGGGCAGCACCTTCGCCGACCTGACTGATA
Coding sequences:
- the serA gene encoding phosphoglycerate dehydrogenase, translated to MSKTSLDKSKIKFLLLEGVHQSAVDVLKAAGYTSIEYLTGSLPEAQLKEKIADAHFIGIRSRTQLTEEIFEHAKKLVAVGCFCIGTNQVDLSAARERGIAVFNAPYSNTRSVAELVLAEAILLLRGIPEKNASCHRGGWIKSAANSFEIRGKKLGIVGYGSIGTQLSVLAEGLGMQVFFYDTVTKLPLGNATQVGNLHELLGMSDIVTLHVPETAATQWMIGEKEIRAIKKGGILINAARGTVVELDALADAIKDKHLIGAAIDVFPVEPRSNDEEFESPLRGLDNVILTPHIGGSTAEAQANIGLEVAEKLVKYSDNGTSVSSVNFPEVALPAHPGKHRLLHIHENIPGVMSEINKVFAENGINISGQFLQTNEKVGYVVIDVDAEYSDLAQEKLQHINGTIRCRVLF
- a CDS encoding FAD-binding oxidoreductase → MTNPALIDELKTLVEPGKVLTDADSLNAYGKDWTKHFAPAPTAIVFPKSTEQVQAIVRWANRHKVALVPSGGRTGLSAAAVAANGEVVVSFDYMNQILELNLTDRTAVCQPGVVTAQLQNLAQESGLYYPVDFASAGSSQIGGNIGTNAGGIKVIRYGMTRNWVAGMKVVTGNGDLLELNRDLIKNATGYDLRQLFIGAEGTLGFVVEATMRLDRAPKNLTAMVLGTPDFDSIMPVLHAFQGKLDLTAFEFFSDKALAKILARGDVPAPFETECPFYALLEFEATTEEVANHALETFEHCVEQGWVLDGVMSQSETQLHNLWKLREYISETISHWTPYKNDISVTVSKVPAFLQEIDSIVGKHYPDFEIVWFGHIGDGNLHLNILKPDDLSKDEFFAKCATVNKWVFETVEKYNGSISAEHGVGMTKRDYLTYSRSPVEIEYMKAVKAVFDPNGIMNPGKIFAA
- a CDS encoding fumarylacetoacetate hydrolase family protein, with translation MSYQHQYVDGTRIHFPLGKVVCIGRNYAEHAKELDNPVPTEPLLFIKPGSCVVPLEGGFAIPTERGSVHYEAEIAVLIGKPLSPAPSREEVLDAISGFAPALDLTLRDKQAELKAKGLPWEIAKSFDGAAVIAPFVVGSTFADLTDIGIRLTINGEVRQDGNSSIMLNPIVPMIQYMAGCFSLQAGDVILTGTPVGVGPLNIGDELVLELPGVSRFTSTVR